One genomic segment of Fervidobacterium pennivorans includes these proteins:
- a CDS encoding phospho-sugar mutase has translation MILFGTGGIRGIMREGEFDEKTVAVASKGVAEYMKMKGLKKVLIAYDTRNNSETFAKLSASVFSGEGMEVYLFGEPVPTPVLSYGVRKLGMDMGIVITASHNPPEYNGYKVYTSNGVQAIPEVTDILTELVKQAWNQPINAVEKYTIVPQEFLDEYISDVSKVVNADLKGLKVVYSPLHGTGAKFVTRLLRMLGAEVIEVKEQMEHNGNFPTVKTPNPEDDRALVLLRKYMAEYNVDLGLATDPDADRVGVVFKDVRLTGNQVGVLLSKMLIDGYLESGRNKGMLVKTIVTTDMVRPLCEESGIKLFEVPTGFKFIGDLVEKHKELDFVFGFEESCGYLTGDLARDKDAVLACGLVAKAAVNFDLLDRMEELYKKYGYYLEKLINFDFKSVDQALDVYSKLKQTKAEGVKEVIDYSKGYNGVIPNDTLRLEFEGGRIFVRPSGTEPKMKAYVMVRADTKEHAISNLEQLENKIKSIVNEILAR, from the coding sequence ATGATTCTTTTTGGCACTGGTGGTATCAGAGGCATAATGAGAGAAGGCGAGTTTGATGAAAAGACCGTTGCTGTAGCTTCAAAAGGCGTAGCCGAGTATATGAAAATGAAAGGTTTAAAAAAAGTTTTGATTGCATACGATACAAGGAATAACTCTGAAACGTTTGCAAAACTTTCAGCCTCAGTTTTTTCAGGTGAAGGAATGGAGGTCTATTTATTTGGTGAACCTGTGCCAACACCAGTTTTATCATATGGCGTGAGAAAACTTGGCATGGATATGGGGATTGTAATAACAGCGAGCCACAACCCACCCGAATACAATGGTTACAAGGTTTATACCTCAAACGGTGTCCAGGCTATTCCGGAAGTTACCGATATCCTAACTGAGCTGGTAAAACAAGCATGGAACCAGCCGATAAATGCAGTAGAAAAGTATACGATAGTGCCACAAGAGTTTCTCGATGAATATATTTCAGATGTTTCAAAAGTTGTGAATGCCGACTTGAAAGGGTTGAAGGTAGTTTATTCACCTCTCCACGGAACAGGTGCAAAGTTTGTGACAAGGCTTTTGAGAATGCTTGGAGCGGAAGTGATAGAAGTTAAAGAGCAAATGGAGCACAACGGCAATTTCCCAACCGTAAAAACCCCAAATCCCGAAGATGATAGAGCTCTTGTATTGCTGAGAAAATACATGGCAGAGTACAACGTAGACCTTGGATTAGCAACAGACCCAGACGCAGACAGAGTAGGTGTGGTTTTTAAGGATGTTAGGTTAACAGGTAACCAGGTGGGTGTTTTGCTTTCTAAAATGTTGATAGACGGATACCTTGAGTCTGGAAGGAATAAGGGAATGCTCGTAAAGACCATAGTGACAACAGACATGGTGAGACCATTGTGTGAAGAAAGTGGAATAAAACTCTTTGAAGTTCCAACAGGATTTAAATTCATAGGAGATTTGGTTGAAAAGCATAAAGAACTCGATTTCGTTTTCGGCTTTGAAGAAAGTTGTGGATATCTAACAGGAGATTTAGCACGAGATAAAGATGCTGTTCTTGCTTGTGGTTTAGTAGCAAAAGCCGCTGTTAACTTCGATTTACTTGACAGAATGGAAGAACTGTACAAAAAATACGGATATTACCTTGAAAAACTCATCAACTTCGATTTCAAATCTGTTGACCAAGCACTTGATGTATATTCAAAATTAAAACAAACAAAGGCCGAAGGGGTTAAAGAAGTCATTGATTACTCAAAAGGGTATAACGGAGTAATTCCAAATGATACCTTAAGGTTGGAATTCGAAGGTGGTCGTATTTTTGTCAGACCATCGGGAACGGAACCTAAAATGAAAGCGTACGTTATGGTAAGAGCCGATACAAAAGAGCACGCCATTTCTAATCTGGAGCAACTTGAAAACAAAATCAAAAGTATTGTTAATGAGATATTAGCGCGATAG
- a CDS encoding ABC transporter permease, which yields MRKRQKKLKSLVSLITASIPILYLALALLIPFILNLRFAGGFSFNALVDNSSKIKFTIYQAFLSSALTALLGIPGAYLVGRTKIHPVIKKVFRVMSSIPFVLPGITMAIGFFLVFGNKGLYSQLLRLFGFNVRILYTFTAVLLGHVFYNFPLFIRIVGEAWENMDGYLIEAAKIDGASKWQVFSKVEIPVLLPAILRAFFLTYIYTFTSFSVVLILGGIKYSTLEVAIYMYSRITFDFKAASTLMLFQLLFISVIGFFTSVKRESFDKHHYQHLEKFPLWGYFFFVISTLLIFVPLIYSALSGFLDYYGNFSLTNFKMLFLEDLEYLVGTDLKSMIFYTFIIALSSSLMSVVVNMFAGYYSSKGKKLYYLVLIPAALSSVTIAFSYVFINIPVLLRLIVVHSLINLPIVFGIIETGWRNIPQSIIDAAKVDGAGTMKWVSKIAIPIMKNYIFTAFVYSFTISVGETSGTLTLAEPPITTFSVVVFRLMSSRNTEIAMALNTFYFVFVVSLFIIIEILRKEERA from the coding sequence ATGCGAAAGAGACAAAAGAAACTGAAGTCGCTTGTTAGCCTTATAACAGCATCTATTCCGATTCTATATTTAGCACTTGCACTGCTTATACCGTTTATTTTAAACCTTCGTTTTGCCGGTGGGTTTTCTTTTAACGCACTTGTTGATAACAGTTCAAAAATAAAGTTCACGATATATCAGGCATTCTTGTCTTCAGCTCTAACTGCACTTTTAGGAATCCCTGGGGCATACCTTGTTGGCAGAACGAAGATACATCCCGTGATTAAAAAAGTGTTCCGTGTTATGTCGAGCATACCTTTCGTATTACCTGGAATTACAATGGCTATAGGATTTTTTCTTGTTTTTGGCAACAAAGGGTTGTACTCGCAGTTGCTGAGACTTTTTGGGTTTAATGTTCGTATATTATACACATTTACCGCAGTGCTCCTTGGTCATGTCTTTTACAACTTTCCTCTCTTTATCAGGATAGTTGGTGAAGCATGGGAAAACATGGATGGTTATTTAATAGAGGCTGCAAAAATCGATGGTGCATCAAAATGGCAAGTATTTTCAAAAGTAGAAATTCCTGTGCTTTTGCCAGCAATATTAAGAGCATTTTTCTTAACATACATTTATACATTCACCAGCTTTTCAGTAGTTTTGATACTTGGTGGAATCAAGTATTCAACACTTGAAGTGGCGATTTACATGTATTCAAGAATCACTTTCGATTTCAAAGCTGCTTCCACATTGATGCTTTTCCAACTTTTGTTTATTTCTGTTATAGGCTTTTTCACATCCGTTAAAAGGGAGAGCTTCGATAAACACCACTACCAACACCTCGAGAAATTTCCACTTTGGGGTTATTTTTTCTTTGTGATATCCACACTATTAATATTTGTTCCCTTAATCTACTCAGCACTTTCTGGCTTTTTGGATTATTACGGTAATTTTTCTCTGACAAATTTCAAAATGCTCTTTTTGGAAGATTTAGAGTACCTTGTGGGAACGGATTTGAAGAGCATGATTTTTTACACATTCATTATAGCGTTGTCTTCCTCGTTAATGAGTGTTGTTGTTAATATGTTTGCAGGGTATTATTCTTCCAAAGGCAAAAAGTTGTATTACCTTGTACTCATTCCTGCAGCGCTGTCATCGGTAACGATAGCGTTTTCGTATGTTTTTATAAACATCCCAGTTTTGTTGAGGCTCATCGTTGTCCACTCTTTGATAAACTTACCCATAGTTTTTGGTATCATCGAAACCGGTTGGAGGAATATCCCTCAAAGCATAATAGACGCAGCGAAGGTAGACGGAGCAGGCACTATGAAGTGGGTATCGAAGATAGCGATTCCGATAATGAAAAATTACATCTTCACAGCTTTTGTTTATTCATTTACAATCTCTGTTGGTGAAACTTCTGGAACTTTGACACTTGCAGAACCACCGATAACAACGTTTTCGGTTGTTGTGTTCAGATTGATGAGTTCAAGAAACACAGAAATAGCGATGGCGTTAAATACGTTCTACTTTGTGTTTGTCGTTTCATTGTTCATAATAATAGAAATACTAAGAAAGGAGGAACGTGCATGA
- a CDS encoding PhzF family phenazine biosynthesis protein, producing the protein MNFFVVDAFTQAPFLGNPAGVVILGPKDTLDENVMQNIAKEVRFSETAFVKAKNDKEFVLRYFTPVAEVDLCGHATIASFKVLEYLGLVNQGCIYKAHTRAGTIDISIEKGIVMMEQATPSLGDELDTNEISRIANILGISQKDIGDSKYNLKPKVVSTGLWDLLIPVKSRDILFSLSPDFEEISEYCRMNEIVSFHVFTLDEDRALANCRDFAPLYGIPEEAATGTANGALIYYLYKYGIVEPEKIYEIIQGETMGRKSNIFAKVHFKDGVYKAYVGGNAKIVIEGNLLIF; encoded by the coding sequence ATGAATTTCTTTGTGGTAGATGCATTTACGCAAGCTCCTTTCTTGGGTAATCCTGCGGGGGTTGTTATTTTAGGTCCGAAGGACACTCTCGATGAAAATGTTATGCAAAATATCGCTAAGGAAGTTAGATTTTCGGAAACGGCTTTTGTGAAAGCCAAGAATGACAAAGAATTTGTCCTTAGATATTTTACACCTGTTGCCGAAGTTGATTTATGTGGTCATGCAACCATTGCATCTTTTAAAGTATTGGAATACTTAGGATTAGTTAATCAAGGATGTATATACAAAGCACATACTCGAGCTGGCACTATCGATATTTCCATAGAGAAAGGAATAGTAATGATGGAGCAAGCAACTCCATCCTTAGGTGATGAATTAGACACCAATGAAATTTCCAGGATAGCGAACATACTTGGAATAAGTCAGAAAGATATAGGCGATAGCAAGTACAACTTGAAACCGAAGGTTGTCAGCACAGGTCTATGGGACCTTCTCATACCTGTAAAGTCGAGGGATATACTTTTCTCACTTTCACCAGATTTTGAAGAAATTTCAGAGTATTGCAGAATGAACGAAATTGTAAGTTTCCATGTTTTCACCCTTGATGAAGATAGAGCACTTGCAAATTGTAGAGATTTCGCACCACTTTACGGAATACCTGAAGAAGCGGCTACGGGAACAGCCAATGGTGCGCTGATTTATTATCTATACAAATACGGAATTGTTGAGCCAGAAAAGATATATGAGATAATTCAAGGTGAAACGATGGGCAGAAAGTCAAACATATTTGCGAAAGTGCACTTTAAAGATGGAGTGTACAAAGCCTACGTTGGCGGAAATGCAAAGATAGTTATTGAAGGCAACCTTTTGATTTTTTAA
- a CDS encoding beta-N-acetylhexosaminidase, which translates to MGKELLLIPKPKMVRWTFERESGVTIPKNGFIYTTNEKIAKYLKEKEAVFKEYTIIKSTKGDEFVQLVVNPYIFPKKEGYRLTIDRNIIIIAHDEAGLFYGVQTLRQILRQISQFENKLPKLFIEDFPDYGNRGIMIDISRDRIPNLEVLKSIIGKLSELKINQVQLYMEHTFAYRGHEKVWKEYSALTHEEIIELDAFCKEHFIELVPNQNTFGHLSKWLIHDEYKHLAEAPDGYDTPWGGRYEYPFSISPLVPGSLDFVKELLGELLPNFSSEQVNIGCDETFDLGQGKSKELCEQYGKGKVYFDFLMKIYSIAKSYKKAVMFWGDIIENHPEFIPQLPKDMIAMVWGYEANHPFDEKCKLYSESGLSFYVCPGTSTWNAFIGRADNAIENIRNAIYNGYKHGAIGVLTTDWGDNGHPQHLPFSWIGFSMSAALSWNLAGITIEELLNSINFHIFETEKPLAEVIYRLGQLHNALPYTPNGTPYFYAFIFPDRFSQNEKLKEINEETLDKLRNELKEIKEDLCSMSLEDKHLENIIEQLVNNIEFANLGVQVLSFLKTYGSIESVPDNEWNEFDTELERVLKDYKRIWLKWNRPGGLEQSVFKLTRIRRVRNGDRRGLIF; encoded by the coding sequence ATGGGTAAAGAATTGTTGTTAATTCCAAAACCGAAGATGGTAAGGTGGACGTTTGAGAGAGAATCTGGTGTAACTATTCCAAAAAATGGGTTTATCTATACGACAAACGAAAAGATAGCTAAGTATTTGAAAGAAAAAGAAGCAGTATTTAAAGAATACACGATAATAAAATCTACGAAGGGGGATGAATTCGTACAGTTGGTAGTTAACCCCTACATTTTCCCAAAGAAAGAGGGTTACAGACTAACTATAGACCGAAACATCATCATAATAGCTCACGATGAGGCAGGTTTGTTTTACGGTGTTCAAACGTTAAGACAGATTTTGAGGCAGATCTCACAGTTCGAAAATAAACTACCAAAACTGTTCATCGAAGACTTTCCGGACTATGGAAATCGAGGAATAATGATTGATATAAGCCGAGACAGGATTCCAAATCTTGAGGTTCTCAAATCCATTATCGGAAAGCTTTCGGAACTGAAGATAAATCAGGTCCAGCTTTACATGGAACACACGTTTGCCTACAGAGGTCACGAGAAGGTGTGGAAAGAATACAGTGCTTTGACGCATGAAGAAATAATTGAACTGGATGCTTTTTGCAAAGAACACTTCATCGAGCTTGTTCCCAATCAGAATACATTCGGTCATTTAAGCAAATGGCTTATACATGATGAGTACAAACATCTTGCTGAGGCACCAGATGGGTATGATACACCGTGGGGAGGTCGGTACGAGTATCCGTTCTCTATCTCTCCGCTTGTTCCAGGCTCGCTAGACTTTGTAAAAGAACTATTAGGAGAACTCTTACCAAACTTTTCAAGTGAGCAGGTAAACATTGGTTGTGATGAGACATTCGATTTGGGACAGGGAAAATCTAAAGAATTGTGCGAGCAGTATGGTAAAGGCAAGGTCTATTTTGACTTTTTGATGAAGATTTACAGTATCGCAAAAAGCTACAAAAAAGCTGTAATGTTCTGGGGGGATATTATCGAAAATCATCCTGAGTTTATTCCTCAGTTGCCAAAGGATATGATTGCGATGGTATGGGGTTACGAGGCGAATCACCCGTTTGATGAAAAATGCAAACTTTATTCAGAAAGTGGGTTGTCTTTCTATGTCTGTCCAGGCACATCTACGTGGAATGCTTTTATTGGAAGAGCCGATAACGCTATTGAAAACATAAGGAATGCAATTTACAATGGATACAAGCACGGGGCAATAGGAGTGTTAACAACCGATTGGGGAGATAATGGACATCCACAACATCTACCTTTTTCGTGGATTGGGTTCTCTATGAGCGCTGCTCTTAGTTGGAATTTGGCGGGGATTACAATTGAAGAGCTACTAAACTCCATTAATTTCCACATATTTGAGACAGAAAAACCCTTAGCAGAGGTTATATACAGATTAGGTCAGTTACACAACGCTCTTCCATACACACCAAATGGAACGCCGTATTTCTATGCTTTTATCTTCCCAGATAGGTTTAGCCAAAACGAGAAGCTGAAAGAAATAAACGAAGAAACTTTGGACAAGCTAAGGAACGAACTAAAAGAAATAAAAGAAGACCTATGTTCAATGTCGTTGGAGGATAAGCATCTTGAAAACATTATTGAACAACTAGTTAACAACATAGAATTCGCTAATTTGGGCGTGCAGGTGCTAAGTTTCCTCAAAACTTATGGTTCTATCGAATCTGTTCCAGACAACGAATGGAACGAATTTGATACGGAACTTGAACGTGTTTTGAAAGACTACAAAAGAATTTGGTTAAAATGGAATAGGCCAGGAGGGTTAGAGCAAAGCGTTTTCAAATTAACAAGAATAAGAAGAGTAAGAAATGGTGACAGGCGGGGGTTGATTTTCTAA